One genomic window of Armatimonadota bacterium includes the following:
- the hfq gene encoding RNA chaperone Hfq, which translates to MNKAQMNLQDTFLNQVRKENIPVTIYLTSGVQLKGLVRGFDSFTLVLETPGKPSQLVYKHAMASVVPLKFVQLAPRDERGTAAEEETS; encoded by the coding sequence ATGAACAAGGCGCAGATGAACCTGCAGGACACGTTCCTGAACCAGGTTAGAAAAGAAAACATTCCCGTCACTATCTACCTCACAAGCGGTGTGCAACTTAAGGGGCTGGTTCGCGGGTTCGACTCGTTTACACTGGTCCTCGAAACGCCGGGCAAACCGTCGCAGCTTGTATATAAGCACGCAATGGCGTCAGTGGTCCCGCTCAAGTTCGTACAGCTTGCACCTCGTGATGAGCGCGGTACTGCTGCCGAAGAAGAAACCTCCTAG
- the dapF gene encoding diaminopimelate epimerase has product MRFTKMHGAGNDFVVIDGAKEIIPEEQLPSIAKHACDRNFGVGGDGIILVLPSRTANFHMRMFNPDGSEAEMCGNGIRCFAKYLFDRKFHTDVVMTVETLGGVKTLKLNAAGGKVQTVRVDMGEPGLLRSEIPMKGTAADRVIAEPLKIAGKKIEITCVSMGNPHCITFVDHVDEVPVEKIGPEVENHSSFPQRTNVEFIEVLNQQEIKMRVWERGAGETLACGTGACASAVASMLNDKVQKKVTVHLRGGDLFIEWLGDNKVYMTGPAEEVFEGKVIPAEFKKWITEG; this is encoded by the coding sequence GTGAGATTTACAAAGATGCATGGCGCCGGTAATGATTTTGTTGTGATTGACGGCGCAAAAGAAATAATACCGGAAGAGCAACTCCCATCTATTGCAAAACACGCCTGTGACCGCAATTTTGGCGTCGGAGGAGACGGGATTATTCTCGTCCTGCCCTCGCGCACCGCTAACTTCCACATGCGCATGTTTAACCCGGACGGCAGTGAAGCCGAGATGTGCGGTAATGGAATCCGATGCTTCGCAAAATATTTATTTGACCGAAAGTTTCACACTGACGTCGTCATGACTGTAGAGACTCTAGGCGGAGTCAAGACCTTGAAGCTCAATGCGGCCGGTGGCAAAGTGCAGACAGTGCGCGTGGACATGGGCGAGCCGGGGCTGCTGCGGTCTGAAATCCCAATGAAGGGCACGGCAGCCGACAGGGTAATCGCCGAACCGCTTAAGATCGCCGGAAAGAAAATCGAGATCACATGCGTGTCGATGGGAAATCCGCACTGCATAACGTTCGTAGACCATGTAGACGAGGTCCCGGTAGAGAAGATCGGTCCGGAGGTGGAAAACCACTCGTCGTTTCCGCAGCGGACAAATGTTGAGTTCATAGAAGTCTTGAACCAGCAGGAGATCAAGATGCGCGTATGGGAGCGCGGAGCAGGCGAGACTCTAGCATGCGGAACCGGCGCATGCGCGTCGGCTGTCGCATCCATGCTAAATGACAAAGTGCAGAAAAAGGTAACCGTCCACCTCAGGGGCGGAGACCTGTTCATAGAATGGCTCGGCGACAACAAAGTTTATATGACCGGCCCCGCGGAAGAAGTCTTTGAGGGGAAGGTAATACCGGCTGAGTTCAAGAAGTGGATTACTGAGGGATAG